The Suricata suricatta isolate VVHF042 chromosome 15, meerkat_22Aug2017_6uvM2_HiC, whole genome shotgun sequence genome includes the window cagaattttttctcttttcactgaaATTGCTACCTACAGTAGAATTTCACTGAAAGGCAATTCTTGAAAATTCTGATCTGATACCTGTACAAACATCTCTGATTTCTATGTGATTGTAAGAAAACACTAAGTATATATTTACTACATGGTACTTCTTCacatttttggtaaaatatttatttcagagttTCACCCTATCCAAATTCttaatgccattttcttttccctcttcaatATTGATTATCTTCAATTTACCACAAAGCAAATTCAGcttctaatgaaaaaaaatgaacagagtatTACAGAGTAAGAGTGGTGTCTACGAATGTGTTCAATTAAAGATCCAATCATTAAGGGCCAATGACACCACAAAATCTTAATGGTTCCAACGCGCGTCAATAGGCTGTTTTACATTAAAATGGTATAAGCCCCTGTACAAATTTTAATCTTGGTGCAGGGCCTGATAAATAAGACATAGAAATAAATCAggttcttctttttcctgtttctaataatttttactCTGTAAAATGTTTGGTCACTCAAAGCTATAAACTTAATCACGTATCAAAGAATAGAGGCAGTAAGGCCCATCTCACTAGACGTACAGTATTAACCTGGACAGAATAGGAGGACAAGCTCTAGTGGTCATTAAACCCCCTCAGAAAGTCTAAGAATCAGAACGTCTCCGTCGTATCTGAATAAAAATGtactatattaaaatttcaatttttacaagttgttttttttaattagtgttctATTTACATTGCAGAACTTCCGCCAAATGCAGTAGTTTAACTTTGGCACAACATTAAGTTCCGTTTCTTTTGGGCATTGGATCCTATCTTTTGAGAATGTGTATGCCCCAAAACGTTTTCAGTGTCATCAAAGTTTGGGCCCATTCACAGTAAATCAGACATCTTGCGTTGAAGAATTGATTCTCCTCCAACATTTTAGgcagctataaaagaaaaacatagtaaaaactaaaattttaaagaaaaccatattttaatgtttactactttagaaatgaaaattacacaaATTAGCCATGAAAATAAATCTTCTGTATTTGCTTATTAATACTGAGATCACTTGCCACATATATCTTACATAAAGCACTAGGTTTTGTATACAATGTCTATGTATATATTCTGCATACAGACATTTTCACCTATACatagtaatttattaaaaattattagtaggaagtatatattttattgtcagtatttggttttttaaaactaattaacatattttgagagagagagagagagagagagcaagtgcacataagcaggggaggggcagagagagagaatcccaagtaagctcatGCTCAGCATAGgtcctgacatggagcttgaactcacgacagtgagatcgagacctgagccaaaaagcaagagccagacgcttaagtgactgagccacccaggtgcccctcattgtcaGTATTTGTAATAAACAGACTGAAATCTAAAagctcttgtattttttttctatttatatacaaGGCTAGCTTgtgcaaaaaatataaatgtatctcACTTTTTGCAGTAACTACTTTGGAAAAGGTTTTGGTTACTTATTTTTGGTAAACTGAACCATACTTAAATGAAGAAATAGCTATTTAGAGGAAACAGGGTGAATCCTTTTATAAGATGAGAAAGTAGTTTGTTAAACCAAAAATAACTTGTTAGTTAGTGTGTTTTATGATTTAAGactttttggatattttaaaaggcaTGCCTGATATGTACCAGGAGAGTgcctgggtattatatgtaactTTTTGAAAACAGTACCTTGGTATGTATTTTCTGACCATAGTATCCATGAGAGTATCAATACAGAACATGAGAATTATCCACACTAACTTAAAGTCAAACCAAACTGTACAAAAACATTCCCGTTGTTTTCGGGAGACCGGAGCTCCCCACCGAATCACTACTCAGGTCACCACAGCCGAAATGACAATTCACTGCAGCAACACATTTGTTGCTTTCATCTTGGCCAAGTGAGAATTCTTGTGTtcggcagaaaaaaaaaaaaaaaaaaaaagcctgttaaaaatattttatgcatctGGGTCAGAAGAAAGCGTGTCCTGAAAATTTCTGACAGTAGGAGACCGAGGGCTGCGCTCCAGGGTAAAACCTGCACAAAACTGTTCAATGGTCTGTGACGCACATTCATGCTCTACAACCTGGAGGGGGGCTTTGTTCTAAGACAGGtacgttaaaaaataaagtgggtgaATTTTAGTTTCATGTGTTTttctgcctgaaaaaaaaaagaaagaaaacctagaaGAGGGCTGCTAAGCAATAAGAAAAGTGCCTGGTACATATTAAGCCCTCTATAAATAAttacttaacaaaataaataaaaccagcaaGGAAGACAGGGGGGAATTAAGGAAACAGCTCGCAGGATAACAGAGCATAAAAGTAGAGGATGGGGCAGGGATGCAAAAAGctaaggaaggaagtaaaaatgCTTCCATGGTAATGAGGGTCCTACTTCGCTGTTTGAGAGCAGCGCAGGAGCTTCAGATAACGAGGTGCTTTGGGACTACTGATAGACATATGCCAACATTTCGTGACAAGTGCGCTGTTACGTGTAACTTTTATCCTGGAACGCTCTAAAACAGAGAGTAGGAGAGAATAAAACTATGCTACTGAATTCCAGAAGTATTAAGAATTGAAATCCTAACTCTGACTCCGGTATCTGATTTGCAACGACAGTGGAATTTTAATTAACTCAATCTATGAGCGAATTAGAATTGAAGGAGCATGCCAAACCTTTCAGATTCAAAGCATATTTACTTGTGCTTTTATAACAAGAGATACATTTTTTAACCAAATACAGTGTTTCTGCTGGTAGCAGGTTTGTTTTATATCAAAGAGTGAAAAGACACTTTAGGCAACTGGGTTAATTTAATATCAGATCTGTTATTTACCTTTTGATCTCTAACACAGAGGTAATTCATATCAGTTTTCAAAAACAGATGCTATCTAAGCAAACGTAAATTTACACAGAGCCTAAAACAGACCTTTGGCTTTCAAGAGAAAAATTACTGAATAATTTTAACACATAAAGCATCTTAAACTCAAGTTAAAAACCTAATAGTTTGGGGGCaatacaatgaataaaaaaagataccCATTTTCACCTAGTTTCCTAAAACTGAGCAATCCTCACCCCTGTGGTAAGCCTTTCCTTCGGTAtacttttccccttctttttagtTTTCGTTTTTGAATTCTTTCCTTAAATAGGCAAAAAATGAAGCTTTAGTGAAGGAGGGTGGCAAGCAATACATTTTAGTTTATCTTCAGTATTTGTGAAtccaccccgccccctgccccatcTCCTTCTCTGACAATGGGCAACTTTCCCTTaaggcaaagtaaaaaaatatttcacataaaaagtaAATCTTTTAAGCAGCATTAAACTCTACATAATAAACCTAACAATTGTAATAGTCAGACTACACACAATAATCATGTATCTCTTGGCTACTTCATGGCCCCCGGTCCTCTTattagctaaaagaaaaaaaccattttaggaaaaaaactaTCAAGAGTGAACGCTGTCAGGTACGAGGTAACTATCCTAAAGGTATAGCAGTTGAGGAATGTACACCCAGATTAAAAACTTACATTTCAGTCATCTGATTTAGAAAGCTTCCGCTTCACATGTCGTGGGGGTTCCCAAGTATCACTATCATCGGTTTCTTCTTCGTCCTCTTCCTGATCATCAATGACTTCATCTTCCTCCTCATTTTCCTCAAACAATTCTATACCTAACTCTGATCTTCTCTGTCGTTCTGCAAACCACTCTCTGACCTGCTCATAGCCCATGTGTGATTTGTTAACGAGTTCGTCCAGGTCTTGCTCATTAAGAAATTTGTGCTTCAGGTAATAATCCTTAAGTATTGCAGTTCCAGTTTTAAACTTTATGAGTGATGGCCCCCGGTCCCAGTTGTTCATCCTCTTGCTCCCTCTTGGCCGCCCACGCGGTCTTCCTCGTCCCCTTCCCttgggcctccccctcccccttttcctgaGGGAAGACAGGCCATTCATACTACTGGAATTGGCACTTTGATAGTAGTAGTACCAttttaagtttccatttttcCAAGCATAACGGGTGTCCCCAAACCAACTAACTATATCTGTTCTCGCAAGCCCGCTTTCTTCCGCCAGCTTGTCATACTCCTCCGGGGACGGCCACTGCGTCCGGACAAATGCACTTTTCAGCATGTGCAGCTGCTCCGGTGTTTTTTTACATACCTTGCCCGTATTCCCTGACTTGGATGCACCGGATTCATCTCTGGGAGAAGTTTCTCCAGCTTCTTCTTTGGAACTACCTGCATTACTTTCatctatttccattttctcttcctttaaagcttttgatttcttcttctctgtaAACCAAGCATCAATTTCCCTTCTGGTAAGTTTGGTTTGCGCTCTTAACCTATTTAATTCTTCATCCGTGAGTGCGGAGCTGTTGAGAAAACTTGCCTGAAGGGCGCGAAGCTGCTCTGCAGTCTTCTCTTTAAACTTCTGGGGGGTGAAGTCGGGAAAAGGATTCCAGGACTGTTTGGGCTGCGAAGTGACAACGGTCGGGGATTCCGCGGTTTCGTCACTGGAGTCTATCACGATCGTGGTGGAGGAGTCGTTGTTGAGATGCAAGCACTGATTACTCTTCGAGTTTCTCTGGTTGTACCTTGTGTCGctaaaccattttttaatctctcctttaGTCAGGCCTGTGATTTTCATAAGTCTGATAATTTCCGAATCGTGGGGAAACTGATTTTTAAGGTAGCTAACTTTCAGTTCTGCCAGTTGCTCTTTCGTCTTTTTTGCCCGGATGCCAAATGAATCCGGGTTCGCCAAGGCGGCCTCGTGTTTGACCAGCTGCGGAGGCGGGGCGGCGGCAGCTGCTGGCTTCGTCTCTACCACAGGCTGCGCGGCAGCGGGGGCCTGACTCTTGTGCACGTTTGTTGGATTTGGAACCCCCGCCACTGTCAAGGCTATAGGCGCCGTCACCGGCAGGGTGTTTGCTGCGGCTACTGGTGTAAGGACCAGCCCTGGCTGACCAACTATTTGgcatgtctgtaaaatgggtggtAAGCCATTACTCCCCGTGGAGATGTGTGTAGGAATAACAGTTATGGTCTGAGGTACAGTGTGTACTGTCCCATTGAATTGTTTTCGTCTTGCCTCCTCTACTTCCTCCGGAGTCCAGCTGACCCCATGTTTGAGGCGTTGGGCTGAAAACCAGATCTTGATCTGTTCCTCTGTGTACTTCGCCTGGGCAGAAAGCACAGTAATTTCTGACATGGTCGGGTAAGGGAATTTGTTGTAGGTGTTAAGCAAAAGGGGGTTGTTATCCAATGCAGCATTGTAGGTAGGAATGCTATTGACGGGGATTAAGACTTTGGGAATCAAACTGGAATTCTGCTGAGCGGAGACGGCGGTTATCACCTGCGCCAACCCAGGAAGAACGGCTGCGGGGGTCACCACCGCGCTGGCGACGCCCGGATGTATTCTGTTCACCGCGTTAGTGCTTGTGTTACACTCAGAAGCTGAAGAGCTTGGATCTTCCACAGTTTCTTCCTGATCCGGtttgatttcattctctttgtcttCAGGAGTGTCCTCCACTGAGTTGTGGTGAACCGTAATCCGTTTGTTCTCCACTTTGTTCTTCATCATTTTCATAATTGGAGTTTTACTGATAGATATTCCTGAAGAAGAAACTTCTGTAGGTTCAGCTTGCTCTGAGTTCTCCTCTTTGACAAAACTTCCATCAAAGGTCAGATCATTTATTGTCTGTTCGAAGATTGTCTGGTTATTTCGTTTCACCATAGTCAACTTAAAATTCTCCTCTCCTGGGTGATATTTCAGATTATGCTCAGAAAGTGCATCATATCTTTTGGTAAGAAAATTGCATTCGACACAAACGTAGGATGAGTTTAGCACTACGTTGGGATGTTCTGAATCCACATGAAAAGTAAACATATTTAGATCTGGGGTTTGAAAAGTACAATATTTACATTCATAGCCACCTtcaacttttttgttttgctgattgtcAGAATCCACAGATTCATGAACTTCTTCATCACTTGAGATGCTCCCTGCCCTGGTGTCTACAGGCGTGAGCACAGGAGGGCCTTCGTCCAGATCTGAGAGCAGCTCGAGGTCTGGATCTTGCTCACTGGCCAGGACCATGCAGGGTGTTGTGGATTTTCGTCTGCTTGCCATTCTGATGTTATGAGGAAAATCTCAGTGGTGATTAAAATGCATTGAGGCTTAAAACTGTTCAGTATTCTTCATTTGAAAACAATGGCTTTTGGTTCTTCAAGTCCATTTTTGTGTTCAACAAGTTTCATTAGCAGCTTTTTCATGGTGCAATCAAGTAAAGAGCTTATTGTTGGCAGATAAAATACTGTTGAACTGCTGAACTTTTTGAAGCACAACTCCAATCacctacattaaaataaattcaaagacgTTTTTAAATGTGTGATCATGAGGTTTTAAACAAATTGCAGTtatatttcacttacatgaagTTGTTGGATAGCTCAGTTATAAAGATCTAGAATAAGACCAGAACCAGGAAAAAAGTCCTGTAAGGAGGGTGTCTCCAAACCAACTCACTGAAGGTCTTGTTTACCTGGATTTTCCAGCCAGCTCTATAATTAAAGGGAAGTGGGAGAAGACTCTGCTTTGGTAAGCACACTGTTATCAATGTGAAATGATAATCCGTTAATAAAGGAGgaacttaaaactaaaaacagcAGTCACAGGTACTCAGAGACTCCGGCCATTAAGTGCATATGAAAATCAACCCATCAGTTATGCTTTCTTCCTCCCACTGGTTTATCATTCCAGTAGCATGGGCAAGTATGACAGAAGCAGCAAAGTGGGATATGAATGATCAGTTTCAGAAACATTATTCTTAATCATTCTTCACAATGCTACCAGAATTTATAAAACATCTGATCATATCAGTCTCCTGACTTGAAGTTTCCCCAATGCCAAAAGAatgaagtccaaactccttaAGCCACGCGTAGTTCTCATCACAACCTAGCCTCAACCTCGATTTTCTGCCATCTCTCTCCTGATACTTTGGGCACAGAGACACAACTGCTGTTCCAGGGACACAAAATGAAGGCTGCTCCTTAGGCCAGGACCCTTGTCTGTACATGTAGTTGAGATCTTGTCTTCTAGATTACCTTCTCCCTTTAACTTGCCCCGACCTCCTCCTCAGTTTATCTTCTCATCTAGCACGTCCTGTGTTGTGGCAGAGGAATGTTACATTTCTGTCCCACAACCTGTCCATACTCCTCCTCTCTTTACTACAGATCTGTGTCTCATTCTTCCAAGGACCTTTGTATCTTCAATCTAATGCTCCCCAGCCTAACTATCTCATTCGTTTCTGTATCCCCTTTGCATACAAGAAGCCTAGAAGTAGGGACTCactaaatgtttattaacttgAACTGGCATAAATAGGAAAACAGTCCTATTCAACTCAAATGCCCTGGGAATATGATCACAGAGAATAGTAGCTGAAATTTACAAGAATGACCATGACTCATCAAGAGAAagtgaattgaaaaaaaagagaaagtgaattgTGCtcatacaaatacattttaataattttgtacccaaatatttaaaataaatattttaatgtttatttacttttgagagagagagagagagagagagagagagagagagagagagagactgtgtgtgtgtgcatgggagcggcagagagagagggagacagaggatccgaagggggctctgagctgacagcacagagcccaacacggggctcaaactcatgaactgtgagatcatgacctgagccaaagcagaacgcttaagtaagccacccaggtgcccctaaaataaaatgttaatggtatGTCAATGAAGGGTGGTGTGCTTCTGAAGTCTAAACTAAATGAAAGTGGAAATGAGGCAAGTGACCTCATTTACTCTCTACCTCAAACTAGAACTACGTTCATTCATTAGTATAATGCTTTTCCTAGCTGAACTGTGGAGACAAAGCTTACTTCAAAGATTATAAAGCAAAACCTGGTCTGCATGAGGAGATATACTGACTCAGTTAAAGGAGAAAACTTTTTAGGAAACAGAACTGTCCGAAGGGAGAAGGCTCTGTCTTTGAAGGCAGCAAGATCCTCCTCACTGGGGCTACTCAAGTACATAGCACACATCCATTTGATGGATCCAAGCAACAGATGGAAAGCTGGCCTAAATATCCCTCATTCTCTGACTTCccatatattaaaatacaaaacagggtacctgggtggctcagtcagttgagcatccgacttttgatttcagctcaggtcatggtatcacagtcatgagattaagccccatgtggggctctgcactgggtgtggagcctgcttaattctctctctctctgttcttctcccctgctctctttaaaataaaaaataggtgtgcctgcgtggctcagtcagttaagcggctgaccttggctcaggccatgatctcacaattcgtgggttcaagcactgtatcaggctttgtgctgacagagcctggagcctgcttcagattctgtgtctccctctctctctgaccctcccctcactcacactctatgtctctctctctcaaaaataaacaaaaattaaaaaaaaattttaataaaaagtgaaattaaaaaatatatataaagcatcaGCTTAGTAATAATAGTATCCTCTTCTCAAAGAGTCCGTATTTCTCAAAggtgccttttttaaattttatttttattctggaaaaCGCCTTTGATCTCTAAGGGAATATATAGAAATCACTATTTCTTAACTGAATGTTATAAACTAAACGAATGCCGTCTCTCCTATGCAATTCAGTAGGACTTGAACTATTTTGTTCAAGTGCTAGCATAGCTGTTTGATTCTTTTTGTCATTAGGAAGACGGGATTCCTCAAATAGCCTGAAATAAGTGGAAGAGTAATAAGCAGCACCCACAGCTTCGGCGGTGAGGGAGAACGGctcacaggcaggggagggagctaTTTGGTAGCTGTTACTCTCCCGGAATCTCAGATTCTAGTTAATTGGGTGTATACTAATAGTTATAAATCAAAGATAGaagcatgtttgtttgttttttctggaaCTACCTTTCCTTAGTgatgcttttcaaactttttgtTGTAAGCAGGAGAGCCCTTTCTTCAAGCAGAATTCTAGGAGAAGCTCTGGGGCCAAACAGATGACAGAAGAGCTGCCGGGcgggagaagcagagaggcgGGACTACCTCCTGACCCCCTCCCGTGGGCCCCACAGCCCTCCTCCCACCTTTGACGGGTTCTGAAGTGAGTTTGACAGCCTCGACCTTAAAAACCTGAACACTTTCAAGACAATGTATGGATGTCACCAAAAATCCTTCTCAGTTTGCCACTGCTGAGccatgaaatttgaaaatgaatgtgAATTTAATGTCTTTCAGGTTGTGTCACTGTAGAAGGCAGGGCCCGGGCACCCAGGGCTGGAACGGAGCAGCCGGTACTaataagagagggagaagagaaacttGAGGCACTAAGGTCCCCTTATTATTCTGGCTCTCTAGGTCTtagaatttttttgctttttgggtttttaaaaaatttttttctaacatttatttttgagagacagagcatgaatgggggaggagcagagagagaaggaaacacagaatcggaagaaggctccaggctctgagctgacagcacagagcccgatgtggggctagaacccacaaaccatgagcatgacctgagccgaagtcagatgcttcaccaactaagcctctcaggtgcccctctaggtcTTAGGTTAAACtgcttacttttcattttatctagcttaaaaataggaatttgctaaattattatttgtatttctcttccttatatcTCACTCTTAAATTTGTAAGAATTTAAGCAGatgtaaacaaattttaaaagcttaaacattttctgataaagtcataaaattacaaaatgttcatacattattttaaaatctaatgatGTATATTTACAATGGTGCTTTTTCCTTTGAAAGCACTGGTCTTGGCAATGTAACCTTAAACAAGCTACTTAAAagagaagctttttaaaataaagtcttcagTAATGTAAAAGACTCAAACCTGATAATCTTGGGTATTTAAGATCGCCTCAAGCTCAGGTTACTTATATACCCAACTACACCGACCCGAAAAGTACTCTTCCCCCTTTACTCCTAACAACTGTTTGCTTACATTTTCCTAACAAAACCAGAGTCACTATGTTGTTTAATGTATTtccaaagggagacagaaaatccccaAAAGATCCTCTAGATTTGGTCCAATTGCTCAACTTTACTATAATGTATGTAGCTCAAAAACAGACCAAAGCACAAACAAAGGCATCCTCATGGTCCTGATGATAAAGTCATAATTTTCAGGGAACTCCGTATAAATGCCTCACTTCTATGAAAGAAACCCAAGGCCCAAAGGAATAAATTCACAGAGTCTCTGCAATACAAGATAAAACCACGTCCTGGAGTCTCCCCTGCCGCTCAGTAGTCCAGGGACTGGAAAAGTTACGAACTTtccacctcagttttctcacctataaaaccAAGATTCTTCAGTTCAAGGAATTCACTCAACAGCTAGTTGCTGAATGTCAGCCATGAgccaggccctgtgtcaggcactacACTAAGGTGATGACCATGACAGACCGCCACTGGTATGTCAGATACTGGCAGCAGAGCAAGAGGAACAGGcagtaaaaattacttaaaataactgTGATCGATGCAGTGAGGGATGAAGTATCAAGAACTCTATGAGTACATTGCAGGAGGCTTCCAGAAAAGCAGCAGAAAAGGCTGAACTGGAGAAATAAGAATGGTGCCATCTACCTCAGAGGCTGTTTGAATAAAAATGCTTCACACACTGTGGTACACAGTAGGTACCTAATTAATGCTATTCTCTAGtctctgaaaaattattttgggagatgaagaaataccttttatttagtattatttcctttctctctctctctctctctctctctctctctctctctctctcttttacaagCAACTTATTTAGCTGACGAGGCACACATAttgaatgaagaagcagaaagagtaAAAAGACAGAATAAGAATTTCTTTGGTGTGGTTCcaatttatctcattttatcattAAAGTGCAACAGGGCTGAGACAGAAAAACTGTCGTACAGAAATCGCTATTAGCTGACAGTCATCCTCTACTTGAAGGTCAACTAACAACAGAACTCAAAATCAATTTGGGGAAACTTACACTATTTACCTGTAAAGGGGGGTAGAGTTCAGTTGCACAACTGAGTAGCTATCTAGGTGCCTTTGAAATATAAGCACAACGTGAAGattgccaaataaaataaaaaattattctctaaATGCATTCAGCACTGTAGATATAATTATACTTAAAAGCTATTTTCAATTAACTTTTCAGtagaaaaatggtaaaaaaaaaaccaccaaagaCAAACTAAAAAACCCCACCAAACCTGATCAATTAACTGTGATACTACCCTTAAAAATGGTAATCAAGAATAATTAaggagtattaaaaatatttattcatttgctgttacatttttttaaagatcagaacAAAATTTGCATATTAATTATAGAATAATTATGGGAAAGTAGGTATGCATATGGACAAAAACTAGAtgagaatataaagaaatgaaattttcacATGAGATTATGGGTGAAATTTTTATGTGTGCTATtcacaaattttctttaatactgTTATAATATTGCTTTATTATAAAATGCAACAGACACATAATTTTAAGGCCTTAAAATTACAATAGGTCAACATATTTTGATGGTCCCTTGCCTGCAGCTGAAAATAAAgttccctttctatttttaaggCAAAACATGGGCTACATAAAGGTTTTTTTCAGGGGAAGTAGAAATCTCTGAGTATGTATAACACCCAGAAGTTTTGAGGAGCTGCTGCTCCGTGGTCTGAGAAGCCAGACTCGTTCTAAGAGCTCCCCAGAGCACTCGGAATCTGCAGAGTAGGGATGTAGGTCAAGCCAATTTCCATGGTTTTATCTGCATCCTGGCTCTTCTGCTGAGGGTAGGATACTTCTCACACAACTCATGATTCTTAACTCATCAAAATAATTAAGACACAGTTTCTCTACAGAAAAGCatttaatgaaagcaaaattcATTTTATCAGAGTATAAAAACGGAGGACAGTTTTAACAGCAGTTCCTACATGGTCAAGAAGAATGTCCACTTAGCTCTCCACTATCTCCCCAGGGCCTAACACATTGCCTATCAAGGCCTCAATAATATttgctggggggaaaaaaccctttaaaatatatctgtattatAACACTTTACCTCATGAAACACTCATTTATAGAGGAGTTATAAAGAACAACTGACTTACATTATAGTAGATTCCTTCCAATGGTAAAATCCTTACTAATAAAATTACCTTAGTCATTAGAATAttgaaacaactcaaatataaactattctatttattaaaatatagcagggaatatacaacaaatatttatcaacatCTACAATTCTGTTGTTACAGTTTTACATATGAATAGTACATATCTAAATTTGTTAACTGCATCAGAATGAAACAAGGGAGATAAACCCATTTGCAGAATTAGTCCTGCCGTGAAATTCAGGAAAAACGTGTTCTTGT containing:
- the ZHX1 gene encoding zinc fingers and homeoboxes protein 1; amino-acid sequence: MASRRKSTTPCMVLASEQDPDLELLSDLDEGPPVLTPVDTRAGSISSDEEVHESVDSDNQQNKKVEGGYECKYCTFQTPDLNMFTFHVDSEHPNVVLNSSYVCVECNFLTKRYDALSEHNLKYHPGEENFKLTMVKRNNQTIFEQTINDLTFDGSFVKEENSEQAEPTEVSSSGISISKTPIMKMMKNKVENKRITVHHNSVEDTPEDKENEIKPDQEETVEDPSSSASECNTSTNAVNRIHPGVASAVVTPAAVLPGLAQVITAVSAQQNSSLIPKVLIPVNSIPTYNAALDNNPLLLNTYNKFPYPTMSEITVLSAQAKYTEEQIKIWFSAQRLKHGVSWTPEEVEEARRKQFNGTVHTVPQTITVIPTHISTGSNGLPPILQTCQIVGQPGLVLTPVAAANTLPVTAPIALTVAGVPNPTNVHKSQAPAAAQPVVETKPAAAAAPPPQLVKHEAALANPDSFGIRAKKTKEQLAELKVSYLKNQFPHDSEIIRLMKITGLTKGEIKKWFSDTRYNQRNSKSNQCLHLNNDSSTTIVIDSSDETAESPTVVTSQPKQSWNPFPDFTPQKFKEKTAEQLRALQASFLNSSALTDEELNRLRAQTKLTRREIDAWFTEKKKSKALKEEKMEIDESNAGSSKEEAGETSPRDESGASKSGNTGKVCKKTPEQLHMLKSAFVRTQWPSPEEYDKLAEESGLARTDIVSWFGDTRYAWKNGNLKWYYYYQSANSSSMNGLSSLRKRGRGRPKGRGRGRPRGRPRGSKRMNNWDRGPSLIKFKTGTAILKDYYLKHKFLNEQDLDELVNKSHMGYEQVREWFAERQRRSELGIELFEENEEEDEVIDDQEEDEEETDDSDTWEPPRHVKRKLSKSDD